In the genome of Paenibacillus pabuli, one region contains:
- a CDS encoding ABC transporter permease, translating into MSRATGSIPAPMELQQGRNQAEPKRQHPFIKSFKKHWELYLLVLPPLLYLLIFKYIPMVGVQIAFKDFSVVKGIWGSPWVGLKHFEAFFESPNFWLLIKNTIGISFYSLLAGFPIPILLALALNEIRTGYFKKTVQMVTYAPHFISTVVMVSIIILMLSPHVGVVDKLFTFLGFPMTNFMGIPEYFKSIYVWSGVWQGMGYSSIIYIAALAGVDPSLYEAAKMDGASRLRKIWHIDLPTLVPVTVIMLILSLGSIMGVGFEKIYLMQNPLNTSASEVISTYVYKVGLIGANFSFSSAVGLFNSVINLILLVIVNGISRKVSQNSLW; encoded by the coding sequence ATGAGTCGAGCTACAGGAAGCATACCTGCACCGATGGAGCTCCAGCAAGGAAGGAATCAGGCAGAACCAAAGCGGCAGCATCCGTTCATCAAAAGCTTCAAGAAACACTGGGAGCTTTATCTGCTCGTGCTTCCTCCCTTATTGTATCTGTTGATCTTTAAGTACATTCCAATGGTTGGTGTACAGATTGCCTTCAAAGACTTCAGTGTTGTAAAAGGAATATGGGGCAGCCCATGGGTTGGACTGAAACACTTTGAAGCCTTTTTCGAATCCCCGAACTTCTGGCTGCTGATCAAAAATACGATTGGCATCAGTTTCTACTCGTTACTCGCCGGTTTTCCCATTCCGATCCTGCTTGCACTGGCGCTGAATGAAATTCGAACGGGTTACTTTAAAAAGACCGTCCAGATGGTCACGTACGCTCCGCATTTTATCTCCACAGTCGTCATGGTATCCATTATCATTCTGATGCTGTCACCGCATGTGGGGGTTGTAGACAAGCTATTTACCTTCCTGGGTTTCCCGATGACCAACTTTATGGGCATTCCCGAATACTTCAAATCCATCTATGTGTGGTCGGGCGTGTGGCAAGGTATGGGCTATTCATCGATCATCTATATCGCGGCACTCGCTGGCGTTGATCCATCCCTCTATGAGGCAGCCAAGATGGACGGGGCTTCAAGACTTCGAAAAATCTGGCATATCGACTTGCCAACGCTCGTTCCGGTCACGGTGATCATGCTGATTCTAAGTTTGGGCAGCATTATGGGCGTAGGCTTTGAAAAAATATATCTGATGCAAAATCCGCTTAACACGAGCGCTTCGGAGGTCATCTCCACGTATGTGTACAAGGTCGGTCTGATCGGGGCCAACTTCAGCTTCTCCTCGGCGGTAGGATTGTTCAACTCCGTTATCAACCTGATCCTGCTGGTTATTGTCAACGGCATTTCCCGCAAAGTATCCCAGAACAGCTTGTGGTAA
- a CDS encoding carbohydrate ABC transporter permease → MFNLMNRNRIKDPLGDRIFMTINYIFLFAILLTVFYPLLYIISSSFSSSRAVTSGQVWLFPVDFNIKAYISIFKSQQLMLGFYNTIIYTVVGTFINVALTVMLAYPLSRKSFYGRGAIIIFMMITMFFDGGLIPTYLLMKDLHLLDTRWAMWLPGALAVFQVIVARTFFQSSIPEELGEAAEMDGCRDIRYLISVVLPLSKPILAVMTLMYAVGHWNAYFDALIYLRSEKLFPLQYVLRNLLILNAADPAMLANTSQQLRDQGFEQVLKYALIVVASIPILIMYPFVQKHFVKGVMVGSLKG, encoded by the coding sequence ATGTTCAATCTGATGAATCGTAACCGGATCAAGGACCCGCTCGGTGATCGCATTTTCATGACAATCAACTATATCTTTCTGTTCGCCATACTGCTAACGGTGTTTTACCCGCTCTTGTATATCATCAGTTCTTCGTTCAGTTCCTCCCGTGCCGTTACATCCGGTCAGGTGTGGCTGTTCCCGGTAGACTTTAACATCAAGGCCTATATCTCCATTTTCAAAAGCCAGCAGCTCATGCTCGGGTTCTACAACACGATCATCTATACCGTTGTAGGCACATTTATCAATGTGGCGCTCACGGTCATGCTCGCGTATCCATTATCGCGAAAGTCGTTTTATGGGCGGGGGGCCATCATTATTTTCATGATGATCACGATGTTCTTTGATGGCGGTCTGATTCCAACCTATCTCTTGATGAAAGACCTTCATCTGCTCGATACACGCTGGGCGATGTGGCTGCCAGGGGCGCTCGCGGTGTTCCAGGTCATCGTGGCGAGAACCTTCTTCCAGTCTTCCATTCCGGAAGAGCTGGGCGAGGCCGCAGAAATGGACGGATGCCGGGATATCCGGTATTTGATCAGTGTGGTTCTTCCGTTATCGAAGCCGATTCTGGCGGTCATGACCCTGATGTATGCCGTGGGCCACTGGAATGCGTACTTTGATGCCCTGATCTATCTTCGTTCCGAGAAGTTGTTCCCGCTGCAATATGTACTGCGTAATCTGCTGATTCTAAATGCCGCAGACCCGGCGATGTTGGCCAATACGAGTCAGCAACTGCGGGATCAGGGGTTCGAGCAGGTACTGAAATACGCGCTGATCGTAGTCGCCAGCATTCCCATTCTCATTATGTATCCGTTTGTACAGAAGCATTTTGTTAAAGGGGTCATGGTTGGCTCGCTCAAAGGATAA
- a CDS encoding extracellular solute-binding protein, whose protein sequence is MRKSWISVLFLVFASMALLSACGSSEETGTGSDGSGESGGPVTMTFFAPQGKASMEENEFTKFIEDKFDVTLKWDLAPTDALQDRRQLLLASGDYPEVFLHGKFTTSDLQTYGKQGVFLPLNDLIKEYGPNLTKIMEEKPYFKEAITAPDGNIYALPIFNECYHCTYAQKYWINTEWLDNLGLKMPTTTDELYTVLKAFKEQDPNGNGKADEIPLTGAPNKYVWNGNIDAYLMNSFIYNDNDKYLILNDGKVDFAANKEEWKKGLEYMHKLYAEGLIDPASFTQNDQAIGQLGNKEGDEVVGSITTALVSYLVNTYDKDITRHQHWDIVPPLKGPDGVQTTGATQSVGEFEFAITNKATEAQQIAAIKIVDYMFSEEGALYAEYGPTEGKGWKKADANEKNINGEPAKYSYYNLPERDPNVVVNESWSQIGAHDLSNTFRNLFAEGQNPLEAEGYGTRLAQATNVYEPYAPKEVYPANVFIRPEDTETAAQLTTAVKDYVMTNMAQFIIGSKNIDKEWDAYVKGFGGLGLSNYLEIYQRAIEKNQ, encoded by the coding sequence TTGAGAAAATCTTGGATTTCAGTGTTGTTTCTGGTTTTTGCTTCGATGGCTTTGTTGTCCGCCTGCGGTTCATCCGAGGAGACGGGGACAGGGAGTGACGGTAGCGGGGAGAGCGGTGGCCCGGTAACGATGACCTTCTTTGCCCCGCAAGGTAAAGCGTCCATGGAAGAAAATGAGTTCACCAAATTCATCGAGGACAAGTTCGATGTTACTCTCAAATGGGATCTGGCTCCGACGGATGCCTTGCAGGATCGAAGACAGCTGCTGCTGGCAAGTGGCGATTATCCCGAAGTGTTCCTTCATGGCAAGTTCACGACCTCCGATCTCCAGACATATGGCAAACAGGGCGTATTCCTTCCGTTGAATGATCTGATCAAGGAGTATGGTCCGAACCTGACCAAAATCATGGAAGAGAAGCCGTATTTCAAGGAGGCTATTACTGCACCGGATGGCAACATTTATGCACTGCCTATTTTCAATGAATGTTATCACTGCACGTATGCGCAGAAATATTGGATTAATACCGAGTGGCTCGATAATCTGGGTCTGAAAATGCCAACGACGACCGATGAGCTCTATACGGTTCTGAAGGCGTTCAAGGAACAGGATCCGAATGGCAATGGCAAAGCCGATGAGATTCCGCTCACGGGCGCACCCAACAAGTATGTGTGGAACGGGAACATTGATGCCTATCTGATGAACAGTTTTATCTATAATGATAATGATAAATATCTGATCCTGAATGATGGGAAGGTTGACTTTGCAGCGAACAAGGAAGAGTGGAAAAAGGGACTGGAGTACATGCACAAGCTGTACGCAGAGGGTCTGATTGATCCAGCTTCCTTCACACAGAACGATCAGGCGATCGGGCAGCTGGGTAACAAGGAAGGCGATGAAGTGGTCGGTTCCATTACGACAGCGTTGGTCAGTTACCTTGTAAACACATATGACAAAGATATTACCCGCCATCAGCACTGGGACATCGTGCCTCCGCTGAAAGGTCCAGATGGCGTTCAGACGACAGGCGCCACGCAAAGTGTTGGGGAGTTCGAATTCGCCATCACCAACAAAGCGACCGAAGCACAACAGATTGCCGCCATCAAAATTGTAGATTACATGTTCAGCGAAGAAGGTGCGCTGTATGCAGAATATGGACCGACAGAAGGTAAGGGCTGGAAGAAAGCAGATGCAAATGAGAAAAACATCAATGGCGAGCCTGCGAAGTATAGTTATTATAACCTGCCGGAGCGTGACCCAAATGTTGTAGTTAACGAGAGCTGGTCACAGATTGGAGCACATGACTTGTCCAATACGTTCCGTAATCTGTTTGCAGAAGGTCAGAACCCGCTGGAAGCAGAAGGTTACGGTACCCGTCTGGCGCAAGCAACCAATGTATATGAACCTTATGCGCCAAAAGAAGTCTATCCTGCGAACGTATTTATCCGTCCTGAAGATACAGAAACCGCTGCGCAGCTCACAACTGCCGTCAAGGATTACGTCATGACCAATATGGCTCAGTTCATTATTGGCAGCAAGAACATTGACAAGGAATGGGACGCGTACGTGAAAGGCTTTGGTGGTCTGGGACTCAGCAATTACCTTGAGATCTACCAGCGTGCCATTGAGAAGAATCAATAA
- a CDS encoding helix-turn-helix domain-containing protein gives MNNSWFRRLLLSYLPVFFIVTTILFIIFFQVFNEQNRREALKANEFLASQVTQYLDNSLRSIDFKVLRDILTNSNLKNYYSITGSEVVYAGIQAVQVIDELKIEYPLIDSIYLVRYGDDTVFSNGKEVPIEEFPDAAFIKDSRAASTQKWVGARSFKAFPTEEGKQVITLIRGVGNGTGLVVVNVNLATLQKSIMQMYDPEFTFVNIFNRSGGILWDGDMQAQTTAIAPKTASGEVFSEFTSSYSGWKVQTGLSNGKIVKFALKFYNIWFVFAVAVVLIGVVWVIYVTRRNYKPIQQIVTLIETVASQKQPGVGYTKDNEFRFIQTTLERMIDQTKQYQEEHEENLILQKKYFFQELLEGTRDFTGSELTAEMSRFKLPQLEDRWAVIVVEIDQYSRFIEEYHSQDQSLLKFVLSSILQESARHEGTEVWAEWISDQRLYAIVWIPEMEKGEEIEQRLLSGYLDRVGQYLNFTVTLGIGRVAVDVRGLRASLKEAVHALEYKAVLGMNRIIPCGEVPNSTNDVYEFLKTISLLVQAMRLSDDVWEKHFDRLFEQIRESVLSRQEIMNTIQLLFQHYNREFAELPQEYQERWALIFTPLLPRLEGWETLDELRALCWEGFRELAAQMQTLRCSRKHRSHILEIRKYIEQNYNNPELSLNYLSDLFDINPKYLSKLFKDEIGEKFVDLLISHRIEKAKQLMLETDKAIQEISEEVGYTNYNSFNRAFKNVVGVAPSDYRKAI, from the coding sequence ATGAATAATAGTTGGTTTAGACGTTTGCTGCTATCATATTTACCTGTTTTTTTTATCGTAACCACCATTCTGTTTATTATCTTCTTTCAGGTATTTAATGAACAAAATCGGAGAGAAGCACTCAAGGCCAATGAATTTTTGGCGTCACAGGTAACGCAATATCTGGACAATTCACTGCGGTCCATTGACTTCAAGGTGCTGCGTGATATTTTGACGAATTCCAATCTGAAAAATTATTATTCGATAACCGGAAGTGAGGTTGTGTATGCCGGAATCCAAGCGGTCCAGGTTATTGATGAATTGAAAATAGAGTATCCCCTGATTGATTCCATATATCTGGTGAGATACGGCGATGATACGGTATTTAGCAACGGCAAGGAGGTCCCGATCGAGGAATTCCCAGATGCAGCGTTTATTAAAGACAGTCGTGCTGCGTCAACGCAAAAGTGGGTAGGGGCAAGATCCTTTAAGGCATTCCCGACAGAGGAAGGAAAACAGGTGATAACACTCATTCGTGGTGTCGGAAACGGCACGGGTCTAGTGGTGGTTAACGTTAATCTGGCAACTTTACAGAAGTCTATTATGCAGATGTATGATCCTGAGTTCACCTTCGTTAATATCTTTAATCGCTCGGGCGGCATTCTGTGGGATGGAGATATGCAGGCTCAGACTACAGCGATTGCCCCAAAAACTGCCTCAGGTGAAGTGTTCTCTGAATTTACATCCAGTTATAGTGGCTGGAAGGTGCAAACGGGTCTGAGCAATGGCAAGATTGTCAAATTCGCCCTGAAATTTTATAATATCTGGTTTGTTTTTGCTGTTGCAGTGGTCCTGATTGGTGTGGTGTGGGTGATCTATGTGACAAGGAGAAATTATAAGCCCATCCAGCAGATTGTCACGTTGATTGAGACGGTCGCTTCGCAGAAACAGCCGGGCGTGGGTTATACGAAGGATAACGAGTTCCGTTTTATCCAGACCACGCTGGAGCGAATGATTGATCAAACCAAGCAGTATCAGGAAGAGCATGAAGAGAATCTGATTTTGCAGAAGAAATATTTCTTCCAGGAACTGTTGGAGGGCACACGGGACTTCACTGGCAGTGAGCTGACAGCGGAGATGAGCAGGTTCAAGCTGCCGCAGTTAGAGGATCGATGGGCTGTAATTGTGGTGGAGATTGATCAGTATTCCCGGTTTATAGAGGAGTATCACAGTCAGGATCAATCCCTTCTGAAATTTGTGCTATCCAGCATCTTGCAGGAAAGTGCTAGACATGAGGGGACTGAAGTATGGGCAGAGTGGATATCGGATCAGCGTCTGTATGCGATTGTCTGGATTCCCGAAATGGAGAAGGGTGAGGAAATCGAGCAGAGACTACTTTCCGGTTATCTGGATAGGGTTGGGCAATATTTGAACTTCACCGTAACCCTTGGTATTGGGAGAGTGGCAGTGGATGTTCGCGGTCTGAGAGCTTCGTTGAAGGAGGCTGTACATGCCCTGGAGTACAAGGCAGTGCTCGGCATGAACCGAATCATCCCATGCGGGGAGGTACCGAATTCAACTAATGATGTGTATGAATTCCTGAAGACGATCTCTTTGCTGGTGCAGGCGATGCGATTGTCAGACGATGTCTGGGAAAAGCATTTTGACCGCTTGTTTGAACAAATCCGTGAGTCGGTACTTTCTCGCCAGGAGATTATGAATACGATCCAGTTGCTGTTCCAGCATTATAACCGGGAGTTCGCTGAACTTCCGCAGGAGTATCAGGAGCGATGGGCTTTAATATTTACGCCACTTCTCCCCCGATTGGAAGGTTGGGAGACGTTGGATGAATTGCGTGCGTTATGTTGGGAAGGTTTCCGTGAATTGGCTGCACAGATGCAGACACTGCGTTGCTCCAGAAAACACAGATCGCATATTCTTGAAATTCGCAAGTATATTGAACAGAACTACAACAATCCCGAGCTGTCGCTGAATTATCTAAGTGATTTATTCGATATTAATCCGAAATATTTAAGCAAGTTGTTCAAGGACGAAATTGGCGAGAAGTTCGTGGATCTTCTGATTAGTCACCGTATAGAGAAGGCCAAGCAGCTCATGCTCGAGACAGATAAAGCCATTCAGGAGATCAGCGAGGAAGTCGGATATACGAATTACAATTCCTTCAATCGGGCGTTCAAGAACGTGGTGGGTGTAGCGCCTAGCGATTACCGGAAAGCCATTTGA
- a CDS encoding glycoside hydrolase family 3 N-terminal domain-containing protein codes for MDYKNASLPIQERTRDLLERMTIEEKIGQLIQPMGWKTYVKETDGTVQVTDEFKDDIAQGGIGSLYGTLRADPWTEVTLETGLTPRQGAVATNEIQRYAMENSRLGIPVLFGEECSHGHMAIGATVFPVPLAVGSTWNMELYRKMCEAIAMETRSQGGAATYSPVLDVVRDPRWGRTEECFAEDPYLIGELAVEAMKGLQGDRLDSNRTIVATLKHFAAYGSSEGGRNAAPVHMGLRELHEVDLLPFKKAVEAGACSVMTAYNEIDGVPCTSSSYLLNDLLREQWGFDGFVITDFGAIQMLVNGHNTAENGEQAAAQSLKAGVDMEMSGYMYRKHLGQALEQGLIEERDLDTAVRRVLEMKFRLGLFEQPFVDPDFAEQVIGCEEHIQLARKVAQEGIILLKNEENTLPLSKTGIKLAVIGPNANHVYNQLGDYTSPQPRGQIVTVLDGIRRKLGADTGKVLYAPGCRIKGDSREGFAQALACAEEADTIVMVMGGSSSRDFGEGTIDLRTGASVVTDDSWNDMECGEGIDRSSLNLMGVQLELVQEVHKLGKPVIIVYINGRPIAEPWIDEHAHAIVEAWYPGQEGGNAIADILFGDVNPSGRLTISIPKHVGQLPVSYNAKRTRGKRYLETDLAPQYPFGFGLSYSEFKYENVRVVPEVIGPDDAAEVQVEVTNTGAVAGHEVVQLYITDVSASVTRAEISLKGFHKIHLEPGQTKTVTFPVQKEHLELIDSRLQSVVEPGEFRLMVGSSSRDWTACSLHIQKVGVEV; via the coding sequence ATGGACTATAAAAATGCCTCACTTCCCATTCAGGAGCGGACCCGAGACCTGCTCGAGCGCATGACAATTGAGGAAAAGATCGGGCAGCTGATCCAGCCGATGGGGTGGAAGACGTATGTTAAGGAAACAGATGGCACGGTACAGGTTACGGATGAATTTAAAGACGACATTGCACAGGGCGGGATTGGGTCATTGTATGGAACGCTTCGTGCTGATCCCTGGACGGAAGTGACGCTGGAGACGGGTTTAACCCCCAGACAGGGAGCTGTTGCCACCAATGAAATTCAGCGGTATGCCATGGAGAACTCTCGGCTGGGCATTCCCGTTTTGTTCGGGGAGGAGTGTTCTCATGGGCATATGGCCATCGGGGCGACTGTATTTCCAGTGCCACTTGCTGTCGGAAGTACATGGAACATGGAGTTGTACCGCAAGATGTGCGAAGCGATCGCTATGGAGACCCGCAGCCAAGGTGGAGCGGCAACGTATTCACCTGTGCTGGATGTCGTGCGGGACCCGAGATGGGGACGGACAGAGGAATGTTTTGCCGAAGATCCATACCTGATCGGTGAATTGGCGGTTGAAGCAATGAAAGGCTTGCAGGGTGACCGGCTCGATTCCAATCGGACGATTGTGGCGACACTCAAACATTTCGCGGCCTATGGCAGCTCTGAAGGTGGACGCAATGCAGCTCCTGTTCATATGGGATTACGGGAGCTCCACGAGGTGGATCTGCTGCCATTTAAGAAAGCCGTGGAAGCGGGGGCCTGCTCTGTCATGACGGCGTATAACGAAATTGACGGTGTACCTTGCACGTCGAGCTCGTATCTGCTGAATGATTTATTGCGCGAGCAATGGGGATTTGACGGATTTGTCATCACTGATTTTGGTGCAATTCAGATGCTGGTCAACGGACATAACACGGCGGAGAACGGGGAACAGGCCGCTGCGCAGTCGCTTAAGGCGGGAGTGGACATGGAAATGTCCGGATACATGTACCGGAAGCATTTGGGGCAGGCGCTGGAGCAAGGACTCATTGAAGAAAGGGATCTGGATACAGCGGTAAGGAGAGTTCTGGAGATGAAGTTCAGACTGGGTTTGTTCGAACAGCCTTTCGTTGATCCTGACTTTGCTGAACAGGTCATCGGATGTGAAGAACATATTCAGCTGGCGAGAAAGGTCGCACAAGAGGGAATCATATTACTCAAAAATGAAGAAAACACCCTTCCGCTTAGCAAAACAGGTATTAAACTGGCGGTCATCGGCCCGAATGCGAACCATGTCTATAACCAGCTGGGTGACTACACCTCGCCGCAGCCGAGAGGACAGATTGTTACGGTACTGGACGGGATTCGCCGTAAACTTGGGGCGGATACCGGAAAGGTTCTTTACGCACCGGGCTGCCGGATCAAAGGCGATTCCAGGGAGGGCTTTGCGCAAGCGCTCGCCTGTGCTGAAGAAGCGGATACCATCGTTATGGTGATGGGAGGGTCCAGTAGCCGTGATTTTGGCGAAGGGACCATTGATCTGCGGACGGGGGCATCCGTTGTTACGGATGATTCATGGAACGATATGGAGTGCGGCGAGGGCATTGATCGTTCTTCTCTGAACCTCATGGGTGTTCAATTGGAACTGGTGCAGGAAGTACATAAGCTGGGGAAACCGGTTATTATCGTATATATTAACGGACGGCCCATTGCCGAACCCTGGATTGATGAGCATGCCCACGCCATTGTAGAAGCATGGTACCCGGGGCAGGAGGGAGGCAATGCCATTGCAGATATTCTGTTTGGTGATGTGAATCCATCTGGCCGTCTTACCATCTCCATTCCCAAGCATGTAGGGCAGCTTCCAGTCAGCTACAACGCCAAACGCACTCGGGGCAAGCGATATCTGGAGACCGATCTGGCACCACAATATCCATTCGGCTTCGGGCTAAGTTATTCGGAATTCAAGTACGAGAATGTAAGAGTTGTGCCGGAAGTAATTGGACCGGATGATGCTGCAGAGGTGCAGGTGGAGGTCACGAATACGGGAGCAGTTGCGGGGCATGAGGTTGTGCAGCTGTATATTACGGACGTATCGGCTTCAGTCACCCGGGCCGAAATTTCACTGAAGGGTTTTCATAAAATCCATTTGGAGCCGGGACAGACCAAGACAGTGACCTTCCCTGTGCAAAAAGAACATCTGGAGCTGATCGACTCCCGCCTTCAGTCTGTTGTGGAACCGGGTGAATTCAGATTGATGGTGGGCAGCAGCTCCAGAGACTGGACTGCTTGCAGTTTACACATCCAGAAGGTGGGGGTGGAGGTATGA